A stretch of DNA from Anopheles nili chromosome 2, idAnoNiliSN_F5_01, whole genome shotgun sequence:
CGGGAAGCGTCGGTTTCGCTCAAGTGCCGCCATTTTATATTCCTCACGCAAACAATAGGCCGCAGCCCGAAAGCCACACAATGGACACGGAGGCTCGTACGGGGTTTTTACACGACCCACGTTCAACTTCTGGGTAATGGCCGGAACGTGGTTCTTTACCGggcaaaaaggggaaaaatatTGCGCGCCGTACGTGAGGTTATGTGCCTGTCAAAGAGGACGCGCGGCGGTTTGCACAGTTTGCACGGAACGACCGCGAGAAAACGTCAACGTTGCGTCGCGGCTGACTAGATGACGACGGACGAACGATAAACGTCATTCTCCATGGGCTCACTCCTGTGTGTTCctgtcacttttttgtttgtcgcttTCATCGCTCACACGAGCCCGCTAACCGGGACCAAACTGGGGCTCTTCTGTCAACGAGCGGAAACGGGCACTTTACCACGGATATTTCAACGATTTCGGACGCGAGTTGGTGGTCCTTTTCTACAACGCGCTTAGCTGTCGCCGCCGCCGTGTCGCTATAATTGACATTTTCGACAACAAACCACAGGGACCGCGCGTCGAGGAGACGGCACCGACGCCGTTTCGCGTTCTCTGTGTGTGCGAGGAGGCGCGCtcgcgcgaaaaaaaaaccgaaccgcgTATGTGTCCGTCGAGAGGCGCGCGCGGTCACACTTGGCAGCACTACTTCGAGCGCGATGCAAACGAGAGATTTTCTACCACCCGAACGATGCACTATTCGCGTGTTTCCACTAGGTGTGTGCGCGCTCTGCTTGCTTGCAAATGTCCGGTAAATCCGGCGACTAGCTTGGTGTGTTTCGGTGCGCCCACTAGCACAGGTTGGCCGGGATTTGGACTCCACGGCTACGGTGTGGCGTCGCGATGATGGCGAGTATAACCGGATGCGTGCGCTTACTCGGCAACGGGGAACGTTGGAATAATAACCAACACACCGATGCCAAGCGCTCCCTCTAGCGGGCCAACACAACTGTCAAATTGGGTGcgtgagtgcgagcgagatgggcAGCTCGTGAGCGAGCGAAAACGGGCCACTCGCAAGCCATCACTTTCTATCATTGCTGGGCATGTGCACTGAGCGTGCacactctgtctctctctttctctctctctttttctcttttcctcaCGATGTATGAGTGGGGAAGCGCAGCTCGCACTACACAAGGATACACCTCACCACTAGCAAACCACGCCACGTGGGAACGAGACAGAGTAcctctcgatctctctctcactcgcccATTCTCTACCCTACCCTAGGCTTATCGCTTGTACCATCCACGAACAGTGtgccaccacccacacgtTTGGTTCCCCTTCTTTTCCCTATGTGTTCGTGGAGGATGCCAGCGCGCGCGTGGGAAAAGTCCCCACCAGCGGAAGTGGTGTTAGcggtggtgttattttcaactgCACGCACTTCATCAAAGCAAACGCCGCTGCCACCATCGTGCAAACACGACGTCTTCACGACGGCCCTGCCGGCAGGAAATAGGGATCCCCAACAAAACCAAAAGGTTAGTTGTCACATGCAGCACGGGTCCTTTTCACTTGTACGAGAGCTTGAAAGTGGTTGGGTTTCCCGTTGGGTAGCATTCGCGTGTCGCTTGGCATGACGCAGCAGaaattgcttttcatttcAGCCAGCCGGATCCAACCGGGCACGCCAGCAAACAGGCGCTTCAGGACAATACACGCACTGTGTGGCCGGCCGTCCGTTCGTGTTGGCGCCATTCAAACGCACAAATAATAGAACTCCCCTACATCCCTCGCATGGTTGTTACACACACTGCACGCACCGAGAAGGAAGCGATTTGTTGGCCGAAAGTGTCGAACTAAcgcgctcgcgcacacactGCCACGCAGCGCACCACACAACGCCAAACGGGACCACGACGGATCGAACGGGGATGGAATGTAAAGGTGTGAGGATGCACCGGTGCGGGAAGCGAGAGGTCGATTCGCACGGAGCGGCGGTGCGGGGCAGTGCGAGAGCTGAGGATATTGTAGAAGCAAAGAAAGGAAGGCAAGTATAGAGGAGACAGCGTACACCgccgcacacacaacacaacctGATCAGACAGAAGCACTACGAATACTAGGAAGCGACGCTAGCTTTCCTATGTGTCGGAGGCCTCAAGCCCTTGCACCGTTTGGCAGCGGTGGGTGCGCTCACACACCCGACCGCGCAAggccacacgcacacgagcgtGCGCGAGCACCGCGCAATCGTCCTATATACCGCGTGTGGGGCGCATGAcacgaacacacgcgcgcgcgcccgcctGCCTATGTACGGCAGGGCTGCGCTCTCCAACATGCCCAACTGTTGGCCGTACCACAGATCAGTTTGCATTATTGTTGACACCCTGTGATACACTGTCGATGTGGTTCacctttgttttgtttatctaGTGTTGCTGAATCCGCTTCGTGCCACCGCACAAAACACAGGTATGGAGAACGTGTGTCGGAACCTGATCCATGCTCGATTGGGTATCGAAATTCGACGGCAACTCCTAACTCGGGGCGAAATGTTCGTGAATAGAGCAGCACCCCATCGAGCGAGTGTGCGGTTGATACGGTCGCTCTAGAACACTCCCTGGCGGGAGCGGACGGCACTCgctcatccttttttttttgctttccttttcctctCTCGCGTGATGAGTAGGCCTTGCGGGcccgtgtgtgcgcgcgtgcgtgtgttcgtgtggGCCATGGCCCTGCTGGTGAGAGCTGCTTTTCTCCCTCGGCAAACCAGGGGTTCTGTCTCTTTCGTGCCTTCAACCGTGCTGCCTGCCCTTGGTGGTGTGTGCAAAGTTTAGCTGCTATATACTCGCGTTCTACGCCGAATATTTTTAAGCTGATGCGATGTGTGAGAGCCATTTTTCCCGGAGAGTGTCCttcagtgtgtgtgcgtgtgttcaTTGTGCGCTGTTCGCTCTCTTTGCTTGATTTTCACCTATCTCAAACGCGCACGATTATTGCTGCGTCTGGACGGCGCGAGACCTTCTCGTAATGACGTCATCCGTCAAACGTCTCGAGACGGGTCTCGCGCATTCAAACTACGTGTGACTCAAATCGTtagatggagcaaaaaagaaaaacaaatgcgtaAAGCACGGTTGAACAAGAATCGGGCTCCTGGCTGTCAACAATTTAGTGAACGATAATTTGTGAGATATTTTACACACCGGGTCCCGTAGTGCGTGCAGTGTTTCGTGGTAAATTAAACGAGAGCGACAGTCGAAACACTCCAGCACCAGTATCGCTGTAAACTTATTTCGATACAgcagctgttttttgtttacattccgCCATTGATTAACTACACCGCCGATCGAATCAACAAGGAGCCTCGAAAGGAACATGCTGCCCGATCTATAGCatcctgttttttgttttgtctctcttttaGTAACGATTCCCGTTACACCGCAACGCGTCAACGGTTGGTGAGCCAGAAGTAATCCTCGACCCCCAGCAGTAGCGGCATCCGTCGTCTACGAAATCTTCCAAGCTGGCGCAATCGGTCATACAGTGGAACCAACAACAGTCCGTCATTCAATCTGCAACCGGAAACGTACCAACAGCCAACAGCGCACCGTTAGCGTGTAGCGAAGCACAGTCCGTCCACCACACGGCGATGGACAACCTGCAAACCATACACGTCAAACAGGAACGCCACATCGGAACAGGAACCGGGAGCATTCtgagcaacaccaacagcgaTGACTCACTGACGGACGATGAACCTTCGCTCAAGAAACGGAGAGACCTACTTACCAGGCGGCCATCCTACCGCAAGATACTGAGCGATCTCGGTGGTCCGGAAATCGCCCACACCTCAAGTCACGTTACCGGCCTTCCCATCATGGCGACACCGGGCGACGGTGGGGAGGGCAGCAGCGTGCAGCTGGAGGAGCAGTCCCGCAAGCGCGAGATACGGTTGCAGAAAAACCGAGAAGCTGCCCGCGATTGCCGACGTAAGAAAAAGGAATACATCAAGTGCCTAGAAAACCGGGTGGCCGTCCTGGAAAACCAGAACAAGGCGCTCATCGAGGAGCTTAAATCGTTGAAGGAACTCTACCGCCAGCAAAGGAGCGATTGAGCGAGCCAAGCGCCTGGGTATGCTGTAGAGATCAGTACCATTATATTGTACAAAACCGACACCTCCTAGTTCGGGCATCGATGACGACGAAATACGAAACTCAGCTGTCAACCATTACCACCCCGTCCTCGAGGAGAACCGCATCATgctatatatacacacatatatacgTCTGAAAATGAGTGTGCAAAACTGTAAAGTGTCGCAACGTTCTTGTAATGATTGTGAAAGCCCAATTTCTAAACTTTCTCTACCTTTGAGGCGGACTAATCTTCAGAAGCTGGAAATCCGCTCTAAATCAACGATGTGCGATCAtagcaaatttattttatttgcaaagtaaataaaatgtaatcaaaatacacaaaataaGTAACCGCGTTGCTTACAACTATTTACACCAAAATaatgtgttgcatttttttttgtcgagccACCGTTTAGCTCCAAGGAGCGTGAAAACCTGTTCGAAGGATGGAATAAATTGCATACCTTCAGGCGTTTACCAGAAACGAGAGGACACGTTTTTGGATTTCTTCGTTAAGTTTGCACAAGAGACTGCACTGTTCAAACTACGGTGACTAAAGCTAGCGAGGCGTTATATTTCAacttttttgtctctttttaCACGCTAATTGGGATTCCATGTTAATGTTCTAATCTAAATCGGCGACGTTCGACACATCCCATCGATGTATACAACTTTGCCCTATTTCGAGCAAAACGGAACCACACGAATGTAAAAAGGACATTAATTTCTCTTCGACACTCCGTCTTGATAAAGCCATCCGGCTGAGACATGAACCTGATCAGCAGCCAATTTGTCAAACGGCTCGAACGAAGAGAATGTCCCTGCCCAGCACAGCTTCCTTCTTCCACGATCGCTTCTGGACAAATAATTTGCTCACGAAAGAAGAATGACGACAACGGCGAGAGTTGGTGCGATTTGGTCGAATAAAGACACGTGATAAACATGGAAAGGGCGTGAGCTGAAAGTCGCGGGGTGCTCCTGTGGTGCATTGAAGTGATTTTTACGATCGTTACATATTAATTAAAGCGCCCTCGGTGAAATGTCTTCTTTTCCCTTCTCTGCGCACTCGGCGGCTTCTTCACCGCGCTCACTAAATCATGCATTTTTAATCAAGCGCGTAGTTTCACGCACTTTGCGAAACGTTTGcgcgtttgcttttcaatATGAGTTGCCTCGAGCATAGGCTGTTTTTTAGGGCAACT
This window harbors:
- the LOC128721290 gene encoding cyclic AMP response element-binding protein B-like, giving the protein MDNLQTIHVKQERHIGTGTGSILSNTNSDDSLTDDEPSLKKRRDLLTRRPSYRKILSDLGGPEIAHTSSHVTGLPIMATPGDGGEGSSVQLEEQSRKREIRLQKNREAARDCRRKKKEYIKCLENRVAVLENQNKALIEELKSLKELYRQQRSD